The following coding sequences lie in one Struthio camelus isolate bStrCam1 chromosome 32, bStrCam1.hap1, whole genome shotgun sequence genomic window:
- the HSD3B7 gene encoding 3 beta-hydroxysteroid dehydrogenase type 7 isoform X3, producing MALPPADEDPQVLLEQEPALRELRVFDIHLDPSLAQGPHGGRVRLVQGDVGDAAAVGRVLAGADAVLHAASLVDVWGRATAEAIARVNVQGTRNVIAACRAQGVRCLVYTSSMEVVGPNTRGDPFFRGDEDSPYPVHHTEPYPLSKAQAERLVLEANGATVAGGGRLVTCALRPTGIYGERHPLMAEFYRRGRAAGGWLPRTLPHGAEHGRVYAAPSPAPPAAPPPPLPPEPAPRACPPARRRQRGLDARAGGPGGPAAAGGGGRPGLLLLRRVALRRLRGLQHAAAGAGGAAAAGRPPGPPLAPGAAGPPQRRPAGPAAAPGRLRPAPQPLHPGRGLHHLQRPHRQGPAPLRLPAPLHLGAGPPPHRRLAPAPAPRLLRAGLATAPTATATATTTATTTTVTTMTTTPPEGADPRPPRPPRPPRPP from the exons CGCGTGCGCCTGGTGCAGGGCGACGTGGGCGACGCGGCGGCCGTGGGCCGGGTGCTGGCCGGGGCCGACGCCGTCCTGCACGCCGCCTCCCTCGTGGACGTGTGGGGCCGGGCCACCGCCGAGGCCATCGCCCGCGTCAACGTGCAGG GTACCAGGAACGTGATCGCCGCCTGCCGGGCCCAGGGCGTCCGCTGCCTCGTCTACACCAGCAGCATGGAGGTGGTGGGGCCCAACACGCGCGGAGACCCCTTCTTCCG CGGTGACGAGGACTCGCCCTACCCCGTGCACCACACGGAGCCGTACCCGCTCAGCAAGGCCCAGGCCGAGCGCCTCGTCCTCGAGGCCAACGGCGCCACT gtggcggggggcgggcgccTGGTGACCTGCGCCCTCCGCCCCACGGGCATCTATGGGGAGCGGCACCCGCTCATGGCCGAGTTCtaccggcggggccgggccgccggcggctGGCTGCCCCGcacgctgccccacggcgccgagCACGGCCGCGTCTACGCCG ccccatctccagccccacctgcagccccacctccacccctgcCCCCCGAGCCTGCCCCCCGAgcctgcccccctgcccggcgCAGGCAACGTGGCCTGGATGCACGTGCTGGCGgcccgggcggcccggcggcggccggcggcggtgggCGGCCAGGTCTTCTACTGCTACGACGGGTCGCCCTACGCCGCCTACGAGGACTTCaacatgctgctgctggggccggcggggctgcggctgcggggcggccgcccggccccccgctggctcctggggctgctggccCGCCTCAACGCCGGCCTGCGGGCCCTGCTGCGGCCCCTGGCCGCCTACGCCCCGCTCCTCAACCCCTACACCCTGGCCGTGGGCTCCACCACCTTCAGCGTCCGCACCGACAAGGCCCAGCGCCGCTTCGGCTACCGGCCCCTCTTCACCTGGGAGCAGGCCCGCCACCGCACCGTCGCCTGGCTCCGGCGCCTGCCCCACGCCTCCTGAGGGCGGGGCTGGCCACCGCGcccacggccacggccaccgcgaccaccacggccaccacgaCCACCGTGACCACCATGACCACCACACCTCCTGAGGGCGCGGACCCACGGCCACCGCgaccaccacggccaccacgaCCACCGTGA